TTCAAACAGTATGGTGACGTCCACAAGCAGAGCAAAGCCGGCGCCGAGACTGAACTGACCAGCAGTCAGAGTGGGCAGTGAAGACTCCATCCTTCAGCGACTCCGGAGCCATCCATCTGACGGGCAGCAGGCCCTTCCCTCCTTTACGGTAATAGTCAGTCTCGTAGATGTCTCGAGTCATACCGAAGTCTAAGAGAGACGGACGCAAAGAGAGGGGAAGGGATGCTTTTACTTCAGAAACCAAAACACTTAATACCTGATAGAGGCTGAGTTAGAAATGCAAAGTGACAAACACGGAAATCAAACACAAACGCCTGTACCTCCGATCTTGACGGTGAAGTCCTCGGCCACCATGCAGTTTCTGGCTGCCAAATCTCTATGGACAAACTTTTTGGCGTTGAGGTAGGCCATTCCATCTGCAATTTCTGCAGCCATCTGGAGCATGTCCTTCAGGGTAGGTGGTGGACAGCCTGACGGGTTGTTCTGGAAGTAAAAAGGAGGTTTTAAGAAGCGCTGCCATTCGAAAGAACTTTCGGTAAACTATTCAACCAGGTGAGATGTGTTGGAAGCACAAGAGGAAACTTTCCACTGGAGTGAAAATgcttcaccaaaaaaaaaaggactgcaCACCTCAGAGTCTGGCCGGAGACTCCGCAGGTAGCTCTTCAGGTCGCCGTGGgtcatcagctccatcactaCCAGTGTGGGCTGACCTTTGGACACTACACCAAGCAGACGaacctaaaaacaaacaaaaggcaaCGTTCACATTAAACTTCATCGTCCAGTACTTCAATCCACTATCATTCACATAACGATTTTATTTGCTACTTAATCCACTGAAACCTCCCACTTACAGACCATCACAAAAACTGACATTCATACACCTGTTTctggacagagggaggaaatcAGAGTACAAATATAAATTCATGCAAGCCCAGACTCACACTGGGaatattttttctttgaagCATGACTGGTAACCACTACGCCACCGTGCCACTTCCTCATGATTACCGTAACATACTTAATGTCCATATTTCACTTGATACACAGCAGGTAACTTATGACGATGATAATCTGTTGTGAGTGGCATAGATGTTATCTACATCTTTCAGAAAATAATCTCTTCAACATTGCAACATAATTTCACCACTTGAAAACACCACGTCATAAATTATACACAGCTCATGATCATGTAATAAAACAGTGAGATTAGCTATAGCTGCttactgagtgtgtgtcttaTAGGCGTGTTTGTCAATAAGGCAGCATCAAACCAACACGCTACGATTCTGTGATATATAATTGTTCAAGATGCTTTGGATGAGAGAACTAAAAGTTCTAACATGCTCTGACTGAACTGGGCTGTTCTCTGTGAGACTTAAGGAAACGTGTTGTACCACATGGTGACAGCTGAAAGCCTTCATGACAGAGGCCTCGTTCAGGAACTCAATCCTCTCTCGCAGGCTGGCACACTCGTTGACCGTCTTGACGGCGACACGCGTCTCGGGGTCTCCTTTGACGATGTCCTTGGCAATTCCCTCGTACACCATGCCGAACGAGCCCTGGCCGAGCTCTCTGAGGAGATTGATCTTCTCCCGGGGAACCTCCCACTCGTCGGGAACATACACtacacaggaaacacagaatTGATCGTATTAGGTGAGAGAACCTGCTATGATTCAACATGTGTTTCAATCTTTTACTGAAGAACACAGAACCGTAAGCAGGTTGTACTTTGAGTGTGAAGAATATGTCATGACACTGCTCTTACTGTCATTGGCGCTGAAATATTCAGGGTTTGGTGAAGTGATGAGATCTCCTAGCGGACCTTCAGTATGcctacaaaacaaacagagctTCTAAGACACGACAGAAGTAAGATGGGAATTTATATGGTCAATATACTAAAAAGGCTTCATCATCTTCCTTTAATGTCACAATACACCTTCTGATCAGCATGTCGGATCATTCTCATCCTACCTTTTCTTAAGTACCACAAAGATTCCACCTCCCACGACCAACAACAGGATGAAGAAGATCACCGGACCAAGCACGATCCAAACCAAACCAGGATCagctgcaaaaaataaaagtttactTCAGGACGGCTGCATGCAAAAGCATGTTGGACATAATGAAGAACCACATCAGGCTTGGATTAATTACAAAcgaaggaaaagaaaagtttaagGCTTCGTTTTGATTGCTGTTACACATCTAGCCTAATCTGACCAAAATAAATCCAATGAGAACAACGTTAATACAGTTTATGAACAATCAGAATCACGAAAAATTGCAGTGAGCAGAGATAGGTGAGCCTTACGGTTCGGCATGACGAAGTAAGTGGTTCCAGTAAAAGAGCCGTTTCCTGCCAAGGAGGTGGCTCGGACCCGCACGCTGTAGTTCCCGGGATGCACAAGTGAAAGCTTTGCGCCGCCTGACTTCAGGTAAGCTGGCCGTGACACGCACACAGTGTGAACCTGaatatgatgaaaaaaacaaaatgcacttCAGAATGAAGGAATAGAGgaatgtttttcaaactttgacccaaaaaaaaaaaaaaaaaaaaaaaaaaaaacccactacaAAAACATACCCACTTCAATGTGATGGTCTCAAAGAGTGGATTAAAAAACTCACACAATAATCACAAACTTTAACAAGTAAAAAAGACCAAGTCACAGGGAGTCAGTGTAATTTTTGTATTATCACCTCTTCTGTGTTCAGAGAACAAGATTTAATGTaactatttatttaaaatatgtgtTATGTGAGCATAACTGTGAAAGTGTATAAAAGTAGAATGATTAAGGACACCCTTataaaatgagagagagagagagagagagagagagagagagagagagagagagagagagagagagagagagagagagagagcattgTGACAGAAGAGCCCTTTCAGACTTGTCAGGAATCAGTCAGAGTAATAGTCATGGACGGATGGATATTACCCACTTATTAAAGGAGACCTACACAAAAGTCAGCTGTCTGCAATTTGAAATCTGGAATGACTGTTGAATTCCTGcacaatatttcattttaacctGAACATAATCTAAACTTCACTTTAAATAAATCCAGAGTGTTCTGTTTGGGCTGCAGGGTGTTAGTTagcggtgtgtgttttcagtgcagtGCAGATGTCGTCTGAGTCCGTCCCAGCCACTGCATTCGAGTCTTCCTTCCTGCCTCTGTCACTATGGTAACAGAGCTGCTACTGGCTCCTAAGGTCAGGCAGTGCAGCAATGAATAGCAATGAGAGATAAATTTGCACACTTACagcaaataaacaacaacaaaagcttaagtgcacgcacgcacgcacacgtacacagtgtcacacacacactcagacacacaaacactgtatAAAATTTTAATATGCAAGCACACGTAATAGAAaacgtcaacacacacacaaaggaagcaTCAGGAGGCTGTAAACAAATATTTCCTTTGTTCGTCGGTGCATAAGGAACAGACAGAAATTGAGTGCATACAGGAAACCTTTCCTGCTCTCCCCAGATCCGATATAATCACTCTTTGTTCTTCTTGTATTCCTTGTGCACCTTCTAACCCTCatgcttttttcttcctctacaGAGTATATCAATGTAATCTCTGCTAGCTTTTTGTCTCAATTACCTTTTTGGATTTcacatccctccctccctccctggaTAGCAGCCTGTATTGATGCCCTCTCTGTAGCAGTTTATCAATCGTTCATACTGACCTCTGAATCGCCAACCCTCTTGTAGAAGACCTCGTACAGGATGATGAGGCCATTAGGGGACTGAGGAGCATTCCACTTGATCAAAACATAAGGAGGCTCTGCTATCACTATCTCATGGGTCACAGGACCTGGGATGTCGTCAGCTTTTTCTGTAgataacagaaaaacacaaaatccatAGATATGCACATCATTTCTTGTCTTTGTGGCGCCAGTTTTATCACctacaaatacaaactgagATTCAGAGTGTTTGAAAGTGCAACTGTGAAATCTATGCACAGAATGAGCAATGCTATAGAGTTCAGAGGAAAAAGGCGTATATATGTTCTTACCCTCTGGCATAGTTCGAGCACTGACATAAGTTGCCATGCTGCACCGTTTGAAATCGGTGGGATGGTTACAGGCCATGATCTCTATCTTATAGCTGGTAAAGTGGTACAGGTTGGAGATAACTGTTGACTCCTTAGAAAACACCTTCAGCTCCACCTGAGCAGAAGACAAAGAAGCAGCGTCGTCAGttacattgggaaaaaaaaaaatcgatctGAGTCTTAATTTCAGTAATTTGACGTCTAAGGTTCAACACCTTTAAGTGGTAATCGGATCTTTGCGTACTCTTATGAAAACATCATGTTTTAAAAAGGACACAAGTAAACTAGGGAGTGACAATTAAATCGATGTAAAGCAAAAAGTAATagtcagtggaaaaaaatgcattatgatttaaataaaaaaattacatcaGGTTCAATCAGGTTACACTAATCTGAGTGAGTTTTAATGAGAATCTATTGAATTTTGCTTATTTCACAAAACGTCCTACTCATACTTATAGACAAATAACCTGCAAGTTTTTCTACATAAGAGTAAttagatgggaaaaaaaaacttgtatgGTAAACATCGTAGAATATTTCAGACCTTATATCCCTCTTGGTCCTCATCTTCGTCATTTGGGGATGCAGTGGTGGATCCAAACGGCAGATCTGGGATTGTGGTGAGGAAGAAAGGAGTCTGGGTGCCGTTAGCAACTCCCAACGAGCGGCGCCGACGAGAAGGCCTGCAGAGACAAAGCAACAAGTTAGTTCAGTGAGCAAAAAATGGAGTTTGAGAATTCTGTACGAGCAACAAATGATTTCTCAGCAACTGAAGGGAAAATAAATATGTTGAAGGAAAGTGATGATAGAGTCAGTCACGCTTGATAAGCCTTTGCAGATGTGTGGAAGACTTTAGTGGAGATATGGATGCTCTTGCCATAACTGATGGTCTAAAACCCGTCGGCCGGCATCGCATTTATCCAGTAAAACCACCTCTTCCACTGCATGAGGCACCACCCACCCTCAACACATGGTGGTGCCAGAGTTCAAGGTCCACTTCACTCAGAGGTCACTACAGTAGCCAAACCACAGAGACCTTCAGGTTGAGattaaagaaaagctctcaagtgcaatttttttttttttgtgagatgaAGGGAGTATAAAAGAGACAGGAGATGTTCTgtgttcaaaaaaagaaaaaaaatatgttagCAAGAAGTGTTCTTGAGAAATGTACTTTATCTCAAGAAGTTACTACAGCGAAGCTTGTCCTTCACTGAACCAGGCAGTGTAGGACTGTGTTAATGCAGAACTTACAGTTACTCGggtagaattaaaaaaactaagCCTATGCACACCCTCGAGTGATGGAATAAGAAAGGATGAGGAATTCTTTGGGCTCTTGAGTGTATGGAAGTGACCTTGGCCCATTCAGAGGGCTCGAAATGCAGCTGCAGCGAATGTGTGCGAGTGAGACGTTGAGTTAGTGCGTGTCCAAATCGCAGTCTGCATGACTGCACCCCTGACTGGCATGAATGATAATGGGCACAGTAATCACTCTCctcaggaagaggagggagagactgtgggtgtttgtgtctgtcagGGGAGAAGGTAGGGGCACCAGAGCCCAGACACTCTGCGCCTCCTACCCTCAGCCCCCCCACAGTGGTGCCCAGTACAAAAACAAGGCTCTGAATCATCCCCATACACACAGATGGAGGAGACAGTTggcacagagctgttttgagacTTAGTGTGGATTTGATGTGATGAGAATTGCCCTGAATTTTTTAAGTGTAAAAGTTTATTGAATAAGAAACAATATTCACTAAATTTATGCTTGAGGATTCAGTGTGTGAGATCAACAGAAAGAGGACTGTATATATTGTACAGATGCTAACAAAGAAGTTTCTGAAATCATTCAAAAACTTCTATGGCTGTTTAATTTTTGATAAAGTATTTGTGAATTCAAGGCCGAGCTCCTGTGTCGGTTTGAGGTGGAGTTACATGATTTTGACGAGGTGCAAACAGACCAATGCgaaacatctgaaaacaaactgctggGATGAAGAGATAAAGCCGTGACTCCTTCTTTGGAACTCTATCAGCAGGTCATTTAGCATTAAGTGAGTAAACGCTAcccaaagagagaaaacaacattcagtttgtttgttttttttttgttttttttatcagagcAACATTACTTCAGTGAACACCGCATGACACACGTTACAATCAAATGATCACCAGTTAAAGAGGATCaatcaatgaatcaatcaataaaagaatgaacaaataaaccaacaaaTGCATTCCTATTGTGCTCAAATGCAACTACTTCTACTGCTGAAATGGGAGTTGATATACGATGACTGAATGTACTTTGATCGTATAGTTTAATCTCACGATGTGTACCTGGTCTCAAAGACTTCGTTGTGGAGGTAGTTCTCAAAGGTCTTCCGGTACtcaatctcctcctgctccttctttAGCTGGCTGTCCGTCTTGGGACAGGCGCAGCACCCGCCCCCCGAGGTGGGCTCGTCTGTGTGGTTCCACTTCTGCTCGTCCTCACTATCTAGATGGGTTGGGGTGCGAGACGGCAGCTTCATCcctgagcaggagaaaaacccagcgttagaaaaaaaaaaaagcctgaagaACAGCAGTGAGGAGAAAAGTGGGACTTGTTTAAGTGGGGTAATTGTGCACCTTGGAGGCAGTAGTCGAACTTATACAGGTCGCTGTCCTCGCGCTGCTTGCGACAGATGACCCGGTAGTGGGTTATGTTGCCATTGGGACTGGAGGGAGGCTTCCACTTCAGGATTATCTGGGAGGAGGAGTTGGAGGAGGAAATGGGGTCCAGAGGCACAGAGGGCTCTGAGGGAAGCAGATGGAGACAGTGAGATAACAGTTACTGGGTTCAGAACCATTTTCCCACCACAGTCTCTTAAAAGACACTCATGTGGCAAAGCAGCCAAAAAGTTctacggcaaaaaaaaaaaagtaaaaaatgctcccaacatgtcaaagaaaatattgatattACTGCAAATTCAGACTCTCTGATTTGACTGAAACTGGGTTTTGCTGAAGCTGACTGCAGAAGGAAGGAATCAAATTAACACTGCATTCTTGTGGTCGACAAGCCAAAAAGAATGGTGAAAGTAATTCAGAGGAGGAAACGTAAGTTGAAACACTGAATTGCATATACATGAATATATTCAAATGGTTTGTAACAATAGGATTGtatttttgcatatttgcagttcctgaacaTAACACAACTATGCTTTGGGAATGGTaacacactgcaaacaaaacTATACACTGTTTACAGTATATCAGTAAGTTTCAGCAGATTTTTCACGCGAGTGAATGTTGTTTTCTACTACTGTTGTTTTCATCATGTACATTATTGCTTTGAACACAAGGAATACAGAAGTCATACATTGCTATTTATCATtctaatatattatatattaagTAATAGCTATATTATATTGCATGTAATTTCACTGATAAACAagctaaataaaacatttctattctatttgaagaaaaaaacttgctgAATATTTCATACAATACTTCAAATTTCCCAAAAAAGTCATacaaaaactccaaaaagtTGTAAACAGACTAAATCAAATCCAAAAAGTTGACAATCGCTGAATCCACATTTTCCTGACaggtgtttgttgtggtgtaaCTCACTGGAAGCATTGGTGCGGACGTAAATGATCTCGCTCTTGGCTCCGTGCACTTGGTGCTCGTCGGACGAGGACAGCTGGGTTTTGACCATGATGGCATACTGGGTCCAGGGCTTCAATGGCCGGATCAGGTGCCCCGGGTCTTCTGCCTTCTTGCCGTCAGTGGAACGATCCGGTGGATCCACATCAGCAATCGCCCAGCTGTTAGAGCCGCAGGCATCCTGCCCATCGAACtctgtcacatttttaaatggCCTGTCACAGAGAAAGgagaatttatttaaaaaacaaaaacatactaACATAAACAAAGCCAACATGGAtcaacagaaacaaatgaaacagaaaagtttggaaaaaaagctcATATAGCTCAAAGACTAAAGCAAGAAACTAACATACATAAATGTCCTCATCTGCTAAGCTGACATTTCCATTTCGACTGGAGACAGTACTCTGGTTCGAAACTAACACAAGCCAAAACGTTAGTGCTTTTGAGCCTATAAGAGGGTAGTGTTAAGACTTTAAAGATGATTCTGTGCAGCACAAAGACTTGGCTGGCTTTAGGAATGATCTGTTGCTATTTGTGCTCTATGTGGGTGTGAGAATTAGCTGAAAGTGTCAGACTGGTAGATTTATCTAACCTGGCTTAATAAACCTGTCAACCTGATACTCACAAGTTCCAGTGgcatcaacacacactctgctgtgtttttatgatGTTCTTGTATCTCACTGATTGATTACATTATGATGGTTGAATGAAATAAACCCAGTGAATCACTGCTTGCATGAAAATTGCACAATTTACTTACGCTTCTTTGTAGAGAACCATGAATCCCAGCAGGTCTCTAAAGTCTGAGGGCCAAAAAGCCTCCCACTTCAGGATGATCATATTGGATGAGGTTTTAATTGTGGTGAATTTCAGCAGCTTCGTCTCACCTGAAAAGTAAAACAGGTGACGCTCAGTCAATATCTCTGGAGAAAGGCTTAAATGCATCTGCAGTAAATCTGCACAAACTTAACATGATACAATATTTTTCCATATagataaaagcaaaacaaaaccaatcctacagttgaaaaaaatgaaagactgCAGGTTTACATGTGCTGTCCTTCAGATTACCGATAACCCACTTGCAATAAAACACTAATAAGTCACATAAAATCTGTTAAATGATCAAATAAAAAGCAAGGCATCGAGGTAATGGTGGACATTACCAATATATTTGAAAAGTATGTTCACCTCTAGTAAAATGTTggaattcattcattcttccCTGCATGAAGCTTAAGGTTTCATTCATTCTAAAATAAATGTTGTAAGATTCTGACTGTGACACTTCAGAAagtttttaaagtcatttttaagACCATTCCTAAATTACTTAAAGGTATAacggacgatgttttagccaatgaatggcgtgatgcgagtgtcaactattggtcctccaacatgtcaatcacgctggagaaatgcttgcgtaacgccgtcaagcgcgctcataggagcagcagagcaggtaggatggtctggcgcatgtgcgtttttcaaaaagcgagtaacggacgtttggcttcgactttttcgagaaaatcgtaaATTATACCTTTAAGCTACGATGATTTTGTGTCAACAGTGTGTGAAATAGGTAAATGTCGTCAAAGCGACTAACACTAACCATCAGCGAATATCTGTTTTTATAACCTACAGTAAATAGTTTTCTTCTGGTGGGTTAATGTAGTGTGTCATGGGTTATTACAGATACGCAAACATCTCTTTGTTAAACATTTTGTAAACAGTTAGGGGGTCGTACAGGAGGCTTGGTCCCCGTTGTTGCGGACAGCGATGTCATTCTTTTGGTTGCGCTCCTTGGTTCCTGTTATCTCTTCCATCTTTCTAATCTCAGACATGCAAAGTTTGGAGTTGTAGTGGAAGAACATGCGGCCACGCTGGATGGTCAGGTTGTGCTTCGACCAGTCCCACAGTTCACGCAGGTTCTGGTTGTCCAGCGCGTAGAAAGCATAGGTGCTGCAAGAAGAAGGAGGTGAATCAGAAATTAATATTAATTATAAcatgaggagagaagagaatagaagagaagagaaaactgACTCTGCCTCAAGATGTTCTCCGCGGATTATGCGGAGTTTACgaaggaaggagagggagaccAGGGCGTAAGCTCTGCGAACAGTCAGGTATCCGGTGATCTCCTCAATCTGACCCAAACTGGCCTCCAACTCAGCCGCTATGTTATCTGCAAGCCGAGAGACAGTAGGTCATAAAAACAGTCACTAAGCAATGACAGCGCGCAGAGAGAAGATGCAAAAACTGCTCATGaactcagaaaacaaaaaactaaagtGATGGGGGACGAAGGGAACACAGAACTGAAGCCTGTGCGGGACGGCAGGTACTTACTTCCTCCTCGAATCTTGATGATCATGTTGCCCTGAAGAACGGTGCAGCCCCTCATAGCCTGGGCTGAAGTGACCGAGTCGATCATCTTATTCCCCACACAGAGTTTAGGACAGAGGCCAGCACACGGCGAGCACATCAACCTGcagaggcacaaacacacacacaaaaaactttAATATCTACATAATAGTGAgggagtggagtgtgtgtgtgtgtgtgtgtgtgtgtgtgtgtgtgtgtgtgtgtgtgtgtgtgtgtgtcggaacTAACAGATGTCACAGCCATAACAAGCTGAGAGCCGGGACGTACCAGAGAGGAATGTCTTCAagtgaaagcaaacaaacacgtTTTTGTGcaaggaaaagaggaaaatgccACACATGCCTCTGTGTG
The window above is part of the Salarias fasciatus chromosome 23, fSalaFa1.1, whole genome shotgun sequence genome. Proteins encoded here:
- the insrb gene encoding insulin receptor b gives rise to the protein MSRSTLKLRAQVVFFIICTCIVCQCGLINGEICQSKDIRNNVTNLQLLEKCTIIEGHLKILLMFKTKTEDFRGLSYPKLRVVTDYVLLFRVYGLDSLSELFPNLTVIRGNNLFFNYALVLYEMLQLKEVGLHSLMNITRGAVRIEKNPDLCYIATLDWSKILDSVEDNFIVANKNDRECGDVCPGTAQGQTICPQSTINGHFRGRCWSQNHCQRMCLDNCKHGACSLQGQCCHDQCLGGCSEPGNASSCVACRNLQHGSTCVDKCPPGFYVFRGWRCVSFSFCQELHNQCKQTKKRMQDRESGCYEYVIHNGACIHECPSGYTINSTTLMCSPCAGLCPKLCVGNKMIDSVTSAQAMRGCTVLQGNMIIKIRGGNNIAAELEASLGQIEEITGYLTVRRAYALVSLSFLRKLRIIRGEHLEADTYAFYALDNQNLRELWDWSKHNLTIQRGRMFFHYNSKLCMSEIRKMEEITGTKERNQKNDIAVRNNGDQASCETKLLKFTTIKTSSNMIILKWEAFWPSDFRDLLGFMVLYKEAPFKNVTEFDGQDACGSNSWAIADVDPPDRSTDGKKAEDPGHLIRPLKPWTQYAIMVKTQLSSSDEHQVHGAKSEIIYVRTNASKPSVPLDPISSSNSSSQIILKWKPPSSPNGNITHYRVICRKQREDSDLYKFDYCLQGMKLPSRTPTHLDSEDEQKWNHTDEPTSGGGCCACPKTDSQLKKEQEEIEYRKTFENYLHNEVFETRPSRRRRSLGVANGTQTPFFLTTIPDLPFGSTTASPNDEDEDQEGYKVELKVFSKESTVISNLYHFTSYKIEIMACNHPTDFKRCSMATYVSARTMPEEKADDIPGPVTHEIVIAEPPYVLIKWNAPQSPNGLIILYEVFYKRVGDSEVHTVCVSRPAYLKSGGAKLSLVHPGNYSVRVRATSLAGNGSFTGTTYFVMPNPDPGLVWIVLGPVIFFILLLVVGGGIFVVLKKRHTEGPLGDLITSPNPEYFSANDMYVPDEWEVPREKINLLRELGQGSFGMVYEGIAKDIVKGDPETRVAVKTVNECASLRERIEFLNEASVMKAFSCHHVVRLLGVVSKGQPTLVVMELMTHGDLKSYLRSLRPDSENNPSGCPPPTLKDMLQMAAEIADGMAYLNAKKFVHRDLAARNCMVAEDFTVKIGDFGMTRDIYETDYYRKGGKGLLPVRWMAPESLKDGVFTAHSDCWSFGVVLWEISTLAEQPYQGLSNEQVLKFVMDGGYLDRPENCPERMHNLMQMCWQYNPKMRPMFHEIIEMLREDLHPSFQEVSFFYSEENKVPETEEFDLDLDNMESIPLDPSSYSQREESLGRDSGPSVALRGNYEEHVPYTHMNGGKKNGRILSLPRSSPS